The region CGACACCGCGGGTAGCGCGCCGGCAGTCAGCAGGTAGCCCAACTGGGCGACCATGGCGTCCGTGTCAGCGACCCGGCAATACAACACCGACTCCTCGATGACCAGGACGAAGCGGTGCCCCTGCTCGTGGATGATCCGGGACCGCTCGACCCGCGCGCGGGCCGCAGCCTCACTGTCATCGGCAGGCAGGTCGTGGACACTCGCGGCGATCCCGAGGACGGCCCGCGCATAGCCCTCGGTCTGCAGCAGGCCGGGAACCAGGGTGGAGGAATAGACCCGGAACAGTTCTGTGTCCTCGTAGAACTGCACCCGGCTGTCTTGAAGCTGCTTTAGACCGCTGCGGACTTGGTGGCGCCATTCCCGGTACTCGATGGACGGTTGGGGCATATCGTCTCCCTGTGTCGTCGTACGCCGATGTGCACCAAACTCGCCCGGCGGGGCCAGCTATCGATTGAGCGAGGGAGCTTTTATCGTGCCTGAGGTCAGTGCAGGGCTTCGATAGCCTTGAGGATCAACGCCCGCGCCTCGGCCCCGTACACGGCCATGCCGCGCAGTTGCTCGAATGCCTTCACGTACATAGCGATCTCCGACGGCTGGGTGACGTTCACCTCGGCGGAGAGCAACTCGACGGACACCAGCGTGTCATCGTGCACGTCGAATGTCTCCTGAGGCCACAGAACCCGCTCGCGCGTCCCAGCCGGGATGATGCCGAACGACACCTGCGGCAGGGCCCCTGCGGTCAGCAAGTAGCCCAGTTGGGCAGCCATCGCGTCCGCATTGCCGAGCTGGTAATACAGCACGGCCTCCTCGATGAGGAACACGTAACGGTGCCCCGGCTCGTGGATGACCTGCGACCGCTCCAGGCGGGCCGCCGCAGCCTCCGCCCCGTCATCGAGGACCTCAAGAAACCGGGCATTCATCGACAGCAGCGCTCTCGCGTAGCCGTCCGTCTGCAACAGGCCGGGGACCAGGACTGGCGAATAGACGCGCAGCAGTTCCGTGGACCGGTACAGCTGGGTGTAGCTGTCCTGGAGCTTGGCCAGACCGGTGCGCACGCGGCGCCGCCACTCCCGGTACAGGGACTGGGCGTGCTGCGAGGCCGCGATCAGGTCCACAGCCTGGTCGAGAGCATCGGCTGCGCGGCACCACAGGCGAATGTCCGTTGGTGAGGGCGGAGTGCGGGCGTTCTCGATCCGGGACGTCTTGGCATGGTGCCAGCCGCACCGGGAGGCCAGCTCAGTGACCGTCAGTCCGGCATTTCTCCTCAGGTCGCGCAGCTGGCGCGCCACGTTCTCGCGGGCGGCTTGGGCTGAGGACGACGGTGAAATGGTCATGAGCTGGCCGTGGAGCTTCCTGTCAGTGGATCTCGTATTGGTCGTGAGGGATCGCGCGGTCCCACACCGCGTCGAACGCGTCCGAGCACTGTTTGACGACGACCGGCTCGGTCCGCAACTCCATGTCACGGTCGGCCCAGTTGCCATCTCCGGTGAAGTGGTTGAACAGCACCTGCGTTCCGTCGAAGAGCCACAGGTCTGCGCCCGGAAGCATCAGGTCGACGGCCCGGCGGCGGGGAAGCCACCGCACCTGCTCGCCTGCGGCGACGTTCACGACGGTCCCAGCATGCTCGTAGCGGATGTAGTCGGTGACCGGCTCGGACACGATGCGTGCTCGGCGCACCACGAGGCCGCGAGCGACCGCCCGGGAGACCATGTCGGTCCACGGCGCCCAGTACTCGGAGGCAGGGTCGACGTCCCGACGCCCAGTGGCCAGCCAGGTGTTGAAGTCGTGGGCTTCATCGCCGACGGCGTACTGGTCGCGCATTTCAAGGTGCACTGCTGAATGCTGTGCGGCCCGGAACAGTTCATCAAAGCTGAGCGCGTTCTGCGACATCGCATGCCTCCCTCAGGACCGGGATCAGGCGAGCCGGGATGCGGATGACCGTTTCGTGCTCGGGAATACCAGGCGCGTGCCCCGGCGCTGGCGTCTGGACGCACTGGGTGCGGGTGGCGTCGTCGGCGGTGTAGCCCTGGATCACGATGTCCGCAGTCTCCTGGTCCACCCAGGCCGTGGGTGATCCGTTCTTGCCGGTGTCGGGATCGATCCCGATGAACTGTAAGGGCATGGTCGTCTCCCGTGCCGTCTTCGTGCGCTGATGTGCACCACACTCGTCCGACGGTGGGGGCTCGTCAAGGGAGCAAATAAGCCTTGCAGCACGATGGAATCCTGCGCGCACATCCATGCACATCGCTGGCTGTGCCGCACGTCTCACTCCTAGCGTCGGCGCGTAGACGAAAGCCCGGCGAGGTGGCGGAGCCTCCCTGGGCACGGCCAACGCCACAAGGAGCGCCAGCATGGCCACTTCTGCCACCCGTCCACCGACCAGCGAAGCGCGGCACCAACGCCCCCTCGGCATCCGGACGATGCGCGCCAGCGCGCGCCGTCTGCTCGCCGAGGACGCCGAGCTCCCCTCCACGGATGAAGTGGAGACGCTCACCCTCCGGCTGCGCGGGCACATCATGGTCGCCGTCCCCGAAGTCGAGCAGATGGTCGGCACGCTCCCCAGGGACGACACCCGGCGCGCCTGCGCACGCGCCTGCATCGGCGAGGCCCGCATGCGGATGCGCCTGGAACCCGGCGCCACGCTGCCCGCCCGGATCGCACACGCCCAGCGGCTCGCCCGCTCCGTCAACGCCCTGTGCGACCACTACGAGAACCTCGGCGAGAGCTGACCGTGCCATCCCACATCGAGAGGCAGCGGCGCGACGAGGGCAGCAGCTACGGCCACACGCAGAGGGTCATCGTCCATGACGACGAGAACACCACCCCGTGCGAGACGGGCCCCCAGCCCCGCGAGGAGTGGCGCGCGGCCCTGGAGCACGCAACGGGCTGCCTGGCCTGCCGAACGCCCGGCGCCGTCTGCTCGGAGGGCGGGCGGCTGCTGCGCACCTATGAGGAGGCTGTGCGGCAGGCCCGGTCGGGAGGCGGCGGATGAGCCATCGTCGCCAGCCTGCTGCCGGGCGCGCCGCGCTGCTCGTCTTCCGTACCGCCCGGATGGGCCTGCTGCTCGGCTCGATCCCCGCGCTGCCGGCGCTCGCGGTCTACCTCTGCTTCGCGGGCACTCCGGCCCCCTAGACCGGGTGGGCTGCTGGTGTTCCGGGCCCCGTACCGGACGACGGCGCCAGCGGGCCACCCTCCAAGACCCCCTGCCGGTCGGCACGAGCCGACGTTGTCGGTGGCCGCGTCGGCACGAGACGCGCGGCCACCGACAAGGCAAGGGATGAAGGGACTCCGGTACCGGCCTGCACCGCCGGGCCGGAGTCCCGTCCAGGAAGGCTCGCCCCGCCTCCCGCTTGCAGGCCAGTGGCCGGGACGAGCATCGCGCCATCGCGCGGGGACACCCCTGCGCGCGTGAACCCACAGGAGGTCCCATGCGATTACAGCACGCCGTCGTCCGCCACGACCCGGAGGACGGCGACACCATGCCGGACAGGGACGCCCCGACCCCAGGCGGCCAAACGCCCGGCGACTCGGACGACGGACGCCAGTACGCGAGGTAGCCCGCGTCCGACGGCACAGGCAAACGGCGGCCCGCCCGGAAGGCGGGCCGCTCCCACCACGCAGGAGATCCCCCGGATGACCGCACCACTCCCGCCCATGCCGAGCCACTGGCACTGCTACCGCTGGACCGGAGAACGCCGCACCTACGACGACGAATCCGTCCGGCGGCCACCGCACCTCCTCGTGCAGGACATCTCGCCCCAGGAGTGGAAACAGATCGCGGCGGCCAGCCCCGCCTTCATGGCCAGCGAGGTGCCTCCACTTGAGGTGCCGCACTGGCTGCTCCGCCCGGCCAGAATGATCAAGGCCAGCTTCGAGGCACCGGACAAAGCCTCCGCCTGGTACAGAGATCAGATCACCGAGTTAAGCCCTTCCTTCCTCACCGACCATGACAAGGACCCCGCCCGGCAGGCCGAGCGGTTCGCGGCGGCGGACGACCGGCTCATCTGGGGCGGGGATGTCGTAGGCGGCTGGTACCTCCGAGGCACCGGATTCGCCTCGATCCAGGTCGTCGCATGCAGCACGAACCGCACCCGCCCGACGATCCCGTGCCCGATGGGCCGCGGGGCCGGTTCGGGGACAGGCTGAGGCCCGGCGTTCCCGGCGTTCCCGGGGAACAGCCCGAGATCTGCGACCAGCTTGCCGAATGCCTGATCAGCGGCAGCGCGAGCGGTGTGGCAGGCGGCCGGACGAGGTCGGGCCCCAGGCCGGACAAGGGGGCGTACTTCAGATGCGCCGGGCGGTCCGGTGCGAGCGCGGCCGGCGATGCCGGGGCCGGGCGGCGTATCCCACCCGGCCGCGAGGGCTATGCGTTCCGGTCGAGCAGGACGGCGGCCGTGAACAGCTCCACGCCCACCGCGATGGCGCCCTCGTCCACGTCGAAGTCGCCCACGTGGAGGTCGCGCCGGGTGGTGTCGCCGACCGCGCGGACGCCCAGCCGGGCCATCGCGCCGGGCACCCGCTCCAGGTACCAGGAGAAGTCCTCGCCGCCCAGCGACTGTTCGGTGTCCTCGACCGCGTGCGCGCCGCGGCGGGCGATCATGGCGTCCCGCAGCAGCTCGGCGGAGCTCGCCTCGTTGACCACCGGCGGGACCCCGCGGATGTAGTTGATCTCCGACTTGGCGCGGTGCAGGGTGGCGATCTCGTCCACCGCGGCATGGACCAGGTCGGGGGCCTCGCGCCAGGCGGGCAGGTCCAGGCAGCGGACCGTGGCGGACAGCTCGGCGTGCTGCGGGATCACATTGCAGGCGTGGCCCGACGCCACCCGGCCCCAGGTGACGGCCAGCCCCGAGCGGGCGTCGACCCGGCGGGCCAGCAGCGCGGGCACCTCGGTGATCACCTTGGCGGTGGCGGTCACCAGGTCGGTGGTCAGATGGGGGCGCGCGGTGTGGCCGCCCGGCCCGTCCAGCGAGATCTCCAGCCGGTCGCAGGCCGAGGTGATCGGCCCGACGCGCAGCCCGATCCGGCCGACCTCGACCTTGGGGTCGCAGTGCAGCGCCAGGATCCGGCCGACGCCGTCCAGCACGCCGTCCTCGATCGCGTCGGCCGCGCCGCCGGGCAGCACCTCCTCGGCGGGCTGGAACAGCAGCCGCACCGGACGCGCCAGACGTCCCTCGCGGGCCAGCTCGGCAAGAACCAGACCGGCGCCGAGCACCACGGTGGTGTGCACATCGTGGCCGCAGGCGTGGGCGCGGTCGGCGATGGTCGAGCGGTAGTCGACCGTCTTGGTGTCGGGGATGGGCAATCCGTCGATGTCCGCGCGCAGCGCCAGCAGGGGCGCTACGCCATCGCGCGGGCCGATGTCACAGATGAGGCCGGTGCCCGAAGGCAGCACCCGCGGCTCCAGTCCCGCCTGCTCCAGCCGCGCCTTGATCGCGGCGGTGGTGCGGAACTCGCAGTTGCCGAGCTCGGGGTGCATATGTACATCGCGCCGGAAGGCGATGAGTTCGGCACGCAGCTCGTCGGGGAGCGTGCCGGGCAGGGCCGGCGCTTCGGCGGGTGTGGCATCGGTCGCATCGAGGGACATCAATTGCTTCACCTGAAGAAGCGTAGAACGCCAGGTGGGCCCGCCGAATGTCGATCAACAAAAATTCAATCTGTTCGGGTACGCAAAAGTACCCGGCCCGGTGCATGATCCCCCTAGTCAGGGGGTATAACAGCCGGTTTTGCGGCCGGTCGCGGGTGAGAAGCGCCACACGGCCGTACGGGCGACGAGCTCAGGACGCGGCGACCGGTGCCGCGGGCGAACCCGGACTCCCCGGCGGGGCCGGATCCCTCGGCGGGATCGAACCCTTCGGCGGAGCCGGGTCCGTCGGCGGCACCGAGCTGAGCCGGCGCACATCGCGGGCCGTCCCGGTGACCCCGGACAGAAAGCCCTGGGCGCGCGGGGAGGCGTTGCTGGTCAGCCAGGCGGGGTCCACATCGCAGACCGCGACCTGCACACCGGTGCCCACGAGCGCCAGCGGCAGGGTGTGCACCACGGTCGAGGGGAAGCTCACGATCGTGTGGCCGATGGGGCCTCGGCGGGCTATCAGCTCGAGCGGCAGATCGGGCCGTACGATCTCAAGCCCCACCTCGTGCGCGACCCGGCTCAGCTTCTCGGCACTCTCGCGGCGGTGCGCGAAGTAGCGGGTGGCGCCATGGGCACGGGTCAGCGAGCCGACCGCTTCCAGATAGCGCTCCAGGTCCACCACGCCCGTCTCCACCAGGGAGGTGCCGACCAGGTCGGTGCCGCCGGTGAGCCGGGGCGGGCCGAAGCGGGCCCGGGTCCAGGCGAAGTCGTTGGCGGTGATGGTGACCCCGTCGGGCGCCTCCACCGGCATCGAGCTGAAGACCTCGACCCGGCGCTTGGCACCCGGGGTGAGCCGGCGCCGCGCGGTGGCGGAGACCGGCGCGAACACCAGGTCGCGCGGCCCCCGGTTGCCGCGCCGGTGCCAGCGCACCAGGGGCTCGCCCTTGGCAAGCTGGGAGATGAACTCCATGGTGGCCGTGCCGTCGTCCACCACGACCAGGTCCTTGGCGCGGGTGAGGGTCAGCAGGAGCTGGACATAGCGGGAGAACGGATCGCCTATCACTATCCGCGCGGCCCGGCGCAGCGGTCCGCGCAGCCCGCTGATCGTCTTGACCGGCGCACCGGCCCCGCCCCGCGCGTCCTCCCAGCGCACGGCGAAGCCCTCGTCGCGCGCCAGCTCGGCCATCCGGCGCAACTGGCCGCGGGTCATCGGGTCGTGCGGGGAGAGCACCACCACGGTGAGGTCCTGGGGCGCCGTGGCCTCCGGGCCCTGGGCGCGCTGGGCGTCGGCGTACGCCCACTCCAGCACGTTCAGGAGCTGAACCGGGCTCTCGACGAAGGCGAGTGTGGCCGGAGGGGCAAGGGGGGCAGCGGAGACCATCGCACCGTCCAAAGGCAGGGCCCGGACGCGGCGGGCAGCCTCTGACGCGTCAGAGGTGCCCGCCGCATCCGGGCGAGGGCCGGGCACACCGGCCGGAGGATTCACGGCAGAGTGGCTCAGACCGCGGCGGGCTCGCGGTCGGCGGAGTCGGACTCGGCGACGACGCCCGCGACACGGCGGAGCTTCTTCATCGGGCCGAGCTCGCTCTCGTAGACCTTCTTGACGCCGTCACCGAGGGACTCCTCGATGGTGCGGATGTCCCGGACCAGCCGCGTCAGGCCCTGCGGCTCGACGGAGGCGGCCTGGTCCGAGCCCCACATGGCGCGGTCGAGGGTGATGTGGCGCTCGACGAACGCGGCACCCAGCGCGACGGCGGCCAGCGTGGTCTGCAGACCGGTCTCGTGGCCGGAGTAGCCGATCGGCACGTTGGGGTACTCGGCCTGCAGCGTGTTGATCACGCGCAGGTTGAGCTCCTCGGCCTTGGCCGGGTACGTGGAGGTGGCGTGGCACAGCAGGATGTTGTCGCTGCCCAGCACCTCCACCGCGTGGCGGATCTGCTTGGGGGTGGACATGCCCGTCGACAGGATGACGGTGCGGCCGGTCGCCCGCAGGGCGCGCAGCAGCTCGTCGTCGGTCAGCGAGGCGGAGGCCACCTTGTGGGCCGGGACGTCGAACTTCTCCAGGAAGGCGACGGCCTCGGTGTCCCACGGGGAGGCGAACCAGTCGATGCCGCGCTTCTTGCAGTGCTCGGAGATGGCGGTGTACTCGTCCTCGCCGAACTCCACGCGGTGGCGGTAGTCGATGTAGGTCATCCGGCCCCAGGGGGTGTCACGCTCGATGTCCCACTGGTCGCGGGGGGTGCAGATCTCCGGGGTTCGCTTCTGGAACTTGACCGCGTCACAGCCGGCCTCGGCGGCGACGTCGATCAGCTTGAACGCGTTCTCCAGGTCGCCGTTGTGGTTGATGCCGATCTCACCGGTGACGTAGACCGGGTGGCCGGGGCCGGCGATCTTGTCGCCGAGGGTGCGGAGGCGAGAGTTGGAGCTCACTTAAGACAGTTCCTTTCCGAGAATCCACGAGGCGATCTCGCGGATCGCGCCGTCCCCTCCGGGGGTGGAGGTGACCGCACGTGCAGCGCCGCGCACGACGTCGTGCGCACCTGCGACCGCCACGGGCCAGCCGACAAGGCCGAAGCACGGGAGGTCGTTGACGTCGTTGCCGACGTAGAGCACGCGCTCCGGCGCGATGCCCTGCTCCTCGCACCATTGCTTCAGTGCGAGATCTTTTCGGTCGATGCCGTGGAGCACGGGGACCTGGAGTTTGCGGGCCCGTGCGGCGACGACCGGGTTCTTTTCCGTGGACAGGATCAACAGCGCCAGCTCAGCGCGGCGCAGGGCGGCGATCCCGAGCCCGTCGCCGCGGTGCACGGCCACGAGTTCGCGTCCTTCGGAGTCGACCAGCACCCTGTCGTCGGTCTGGGTGCCGTCGAAATCGAGTACCACCGCGTCGATGTCGTCACGGGTGGGGAGGGCGCCCGGCCGCTCGGCGTCGAGCAGCGGGGCGAGCGCGCGGGCGCGGGCCAGATCGTGCGGATCGTCGATCTCCAGCACCCGGGCGGGGTCGGTGCGCACCAGGTCGGTGCGGCCGAAGAAGCGGTGCCCGGCCTCGCGGAAGCCGCGGGCGTCCATCGCGTAGGCGGCGCCGGTCTCCAGGAAGTCCTGGGGGCGGTCCTGGCGGCGCGGGCGGTAGGACTTGTCGTGGTTGACGCCGTCGCCGCCGTCCGCCGCGGGGTTCTCGCCCTCGCGCCAGACGAAACCGTGGAAGGGGGCCACGGTCAGGGCGGTGTCGGCGCCCTTCTCGGCGACCGCGGCGGCCACTCCGTCGATGTCCTCGCGGATGATGAACGGGCTGGTGCACTGCACCAGCAGGACCACGTCCACGGTGGTGTCGTGCGACGCCTCGTACGCGTCCATGGCGTGGATCACCGCGGCCTCGCTGGTGGCGGTGTCTCCGGCGATGTCGGTGGGCCGCTGGATGACCACGGCGCCCGCACCGCGGGCGGCGGCGGCGATCCCGGCGTCGTCGGTGGAGACGACCACGTCGGTCACCAGCCGGCTGGCCCGGCACTCCATGACGGCGCGAACGACCAGCGGCACGCCTCCCACGGCGGCGAGGTTCTTCGCGGGGACGCCCTTCGACCCGCCACGGGCGGGGATCACGGCGAGCACACATGGGCTCGGGGCGGTCATGGCGGCTCCTTCAGGGGTTGCAGAGGTGATCGAGGCCGTCCCGGCCTCCTCTTGGTTCGCGCGCACGTCGCTCACAGCCGTCTTTTCGCTCACAGCTCCCCCATCCGCCGGATGACGGGGGCCACCCGCTGCACGCCGTGGCGGTAGGCACCGCGGGCCGCTTCGCGCATCGTGTTGCGCACCACCCGCCGCAGCGCCGAGACCTGCGCCTCGTCCTCGGCCGAGGCCCCGGGGCGGGGCGAGCCGTCCGGCTCGAAGCCGTACCGGGCGAGCCGGCCGGGCAGATAACCGGGCGCGGTGGTGGGGGTGTAGAAGGGGGCGAGCGGCGGGAGGGTCGGTGCGGCGGCCAGCTCGGCGACCCGGTCCCGCGCGGCGTCGAACCAGGTCTCGTACGGCCCGTCGGCGGCGACGCCCTGGCGGCCGAGCCACTCGGCGTTCGGCTCCGGCAGGTGCCCGGCGTCGAGCTGGTCCCAGGAGGCGAGACAGCCGGAGCCGAGGAAGTGGTGGTTGCCGAGCGTCTCCCGCACCCCGAGGTCGGTGAGGACGGCGGTCGGTATGGAGCGGTGCAGCGACTCCAGGGCGGCCGTGGAGCTGACCGTGACCAGCAGGTCCGCGGTGTCCAGGACCTCGCCCATGTTCCCGTAGGCGAGCCGGAAATTGGCGGGCAGATCGTCGCCGAACTTGGCGATCAGCTTCTGGTAGGGAAGCTCTTCGATATGCGTGGTGTGCTCGCCCGGCTTGCTGCGCAGCTTGACCACGACCTCGCGGTCCGGATGGCGGCGCGCGTGCTCCACCGCGCGGCGCAGCAGATAGGTGCGGTCGGCGCGGTTGTCCGGAACGGACGGCTGGACGGCGAAGACGACCGTGCCGCCGGGGTACTTCCGCGCCAGCCGCGCCTTCGGGTCGTAGCGGTCGCCGCCGAGGAAGGGCAGCGCGCATTCGACGACGCTGTTCCCGTCGGCGCCGACGCCCGTGTAGACGTCGCGGAAGCGGTCGGCGTCATGGCGGGAGTTGGCCAGCACCACATCGGCGCCGTGGCGCAGCAGCAGCCCGTCGGCCAGCTTCTCGTAGACGACACCGACATAGCCGGTGACGACCACGGGGCGGCGCTCGTCGGCCTGCCAGGCGTGGCGCAGTCCGTGCAGCATGGCCTGGACGGCGCCGCCGACCAGGGAGAGCACGATCACGTCATAGCGCTCACGGTCCACGGCCCGTGCGAATTCCACGCCCGTGACCTCGCGCATCGCGTCGGCGCGCACCCCGACCTCGGTGAGCTGTCGGGCGGTCGGCGTGGCGCGGCCGCGCAGCAGGAAGCCGTCGAGACGGCGGCCCGAGGCTGAACCCGATTCGTCCGGTACGAGGCGATGCGCGGTGAGCGCGCCCCATTTCCACCGGGTGTCGGAGTCGGCGAGCACGGCGACTCGCACAGAGGGATTGGTACGTGAGGACACGTCGCAGACGCTAGGAAGCGTTGTCGATTCACGGCCCAACGCAAGTGCAACAAAGGGTTAACAGAACGTCGACGATTGGAGAATCGGCTGGCTGGAGTGGCGGGTTAACCGTTCCGACGTGTTTCGTTCACCTCTACGTACACCCTAGGTCAAGACGAATGCCGAACAGCGACCTAGCGTCACCCGCGTGGTTAAGCTCTCCGTCATCGTGCCGTTCTACAACGTGCAGACCTATGCCCCCGACACGCTCAGAAGTCTGCGCGCGAACGCGCGTGAGGACTTCGAATTCATTCTCGTCGACGACTGTGCCACCGACGGGACGCCGGAGATCCTGGAGCGCGCCGAACGCGACCTTCCGGGGGCCGTCTACGTACGGCACGAGAAGAACGGTGGGCTGGCCACCGCCCGGAACACCGGCCTGGACAACTCCACCGGCGAGTACATCACCTTCCTCGACGGCGACGACTGGCTCGCCCCCGGCTACTACGAGCAGATGCTCGCGGCGATGGAGGACTTGGGGTGCGACTTCGTCCGCACCGACCATGTCCAGTGCACCGCCCGAGCCCGCTCGATCACCCGGGTGCCGCACGGCCGCCGCAATGTGGTGATGAACCCGCGGGACGCGATCCTCCCGACCGACCGCTCCACCTCCGTCGACTACCCCTATGCCTGGGCGGGCATGTACCACCGCCGCCTGGCGGACGAGGGACTGCTGCACTTCACCCACGGGCTGCGCACCGCCGAGGACCGGCCCTGGATCTGGCGGCTGCACCGCGAGGCCCGCAGCTTCGCCGTCCTCGGCGTGCACGGAGTGTTCTACCGGCGGGGGGTCTCCTCCTCGCTCACCCAGATCGGGGATGTGCGGCA is a window of Streptomyces violaceusniger Tu 4113 DNA encoding:
- a CDS encoding helix-turn-helix domain-containing protein, coding for MTISPSSSAQAARENVARQLRDLRRNAGLTVTELASRCGWHHAKTSRIENARTPPSPTDIRLWCRAADALDQAVDLIAASQHAQSLYREWRRRVRTGLAKLQDSYTQLYRSTELLRVYSPVLVPGLLQTDGYARALLSMNARFLEVLDDGAEAAAARLERSQVIHEPGHRYVFLIEEAVLYYQLGNADAMAAQLGYLLTAGALPQVSFGIIPAGTRERVLWPQETFDVHDDTLVSVELLSAEVNVTQPSEIAMYVKAFEQLRGMAVYGAEARALILKAIEALH
- a CDS encoding DUF6879 family protein, with protein sequence MSQNALSFDELFRAAQHSAVHLEMRDQYAVGDEAHDFNTWLATGRRDVDPASEYWAPWTDMVSRAVARGLVVRRARIVSEPVTDYIRYEHAGTVVNVAAGEQVRWLPRRRAVDLMLPGADLWLFDGTQVLFNHFTGDGNWADRDMELRTEPVVVKQCSDAFDAVWDRAIPHDQYEIH
- a CDS encoding DUF6415 family natural product biosynthesis protein, with the translated sequence MATSATRPPTSEARHQRPLGIRTMRASARRLLAEDAELPSTDEVETLTLRLRGHIMVAVPEVEQMVGTLPRDDTRRACARACIGEARMRMRLEPGATLPARIAHAQRLARSVNALCDHYENLGES
- a CDS encoding amidohydrolase, producing MSLDATDATPAEAPALPGTLPDELRAELIAFRRDVHMHPELGNCEFRTTAAIKARLEQAGLEPRVLPSGTGLICDIGPRDGVAPLLALRADIDGLPIPDTKTVDYRSTIADRAHACGHDVHTTVVLGAGLVLAELAREGRLARPVRLLFQPAEEVLPGGAADAIEDGVLDGVGRILALHCDPKVEVGRIGLRVGPITSACDRLEISLDGPGGHTARPHLTTDLVTATAKVITEVPALLARRVDARSGLAVTWGRVASGHACNVIPQHAELSATVRCLDLPAWREAPDLVHAAVDEIATLHRAKSEINYIRGVPPVVNEASSAELLRDAMIARRGAHAVEDTEQSLGGEDFSWYLERVPGAMARLGVRAVGDTTRRDLHVGDFDVDEGAIAVGVELFTAAVLLDRNA
- a CDS encoding N-acetylneuraminate synthase family protein, which produces MSSNSRLRTLGDKIAGPGHPVYVTGEIGINHNGDLENAFKLIDVAAEAGCDAVKFQKRTPEICTPRDQWDIERDTPWGRMTYIDYRHRVEFGEDEYTAISEHCKKRGIDWFASPWDTEAVAFLEKFDVPAHKVASASLTDDELLRALRATGRTVILSTGMSTPKQIRHAVEVLGSDNILLCHATSTYPAKAEELNLRVINTLQAEYPNVPIGYSGHETGLQTTLAAVALGAAFVERHITLDRAMWGSDQAASVEPQGLTRLVRDIRTIEESLGDGVKKVYESELGPMKKLRRVAGVVAESDSADREPAAV
- a CDS encoding acylneuraminate cytidylyltransferase encodes the protein MTAPSPCVLAVIPARGGSKGVPAKNLAAVGGVPLVVRAVMECRASRLVTDVVVSTDDAGIAAAARGAGAVVIQRPTDIAGDTATSEAAVIHAMDAYEASHDTTVDVVLLVQCTSPFIIREDIDGVAAAVAEKGADTALTVAPFHGFVWREGENPAADGGDGVNHDKSYRPRRQDRPQDFLETGAAYAMDARGFREAGHRFFGRTDLVRTDPARVLEIDDPHDLARARALAPLLDAERPGALPTRDDIDAVVLDFDGTQTDDRVLVDSEGRELVAVHRGDGLGIAALRRAELALLILSTEKNPVVAARARKLQVPVLHGIDRKDLALKQWCEEQGIAPERVLYVGNDVNDLPCFGLVGWPVAVAGAHDVVRGAARAVTSTPGGDGAIREIASWILGKELS
- a CDS encoding DUF6716 putative glycosyltransferase; this translates as MLADSDTRWKWGALTAHRLVPDESGSASGRRLDGFLLRGRATPTARQLTEVGVRADAMREVTGVEFARAVDRERYDVIVLSLVGGAVQAMLHGLRHAWQADERRPVVVTGYVGVVYEKLADGLLLRHGADVVLANSRHDADRFRDVYTGVGADGNSVVECALPFLGGDRYDPKARLARKYPGGTVVFAVQPSVPDNRADRTYLLRRAVEHARRHPDREVVVKLRSKPGEHTTHIEELPYQKLIAKFGDDLPANFRLAYGNMGEVLDTADLLVTVSSTAALESLHRSIPTAVLTDLGVRETLGNHHFLGSGCLASWDQLDAGHLPEPNAEWLGRQGVAADGPYETWFDAARDRVAELAAAPTLPPLAPFYTPTTAPGYLPGRLARYGFEPDGSPRPGASAEDEAQVSALRRVVRNTMREAARGAYRHGVQRVAPVIRRMGEL
- a CDS encoding glycosyltransferase family 2 protein; protein product: MVKLSVIVPFYNVQTYAPDTLRSLRANAREDFEFILVDDCATDGTPEILERAERDLPGAVYVRHEKNGGLATARNTGLDNSTGEYITFLDGDDWLAPGYYEQMLAAMEDLGCDFVRTDHVQCTARARSITRVPHGRRNVVMNPRDAILPTDRSTSVDYPYAWAGMYHRRLADEGLLHFTHGLRTAEDRPWIWRLHREARSFAVLGVHGVFYRRGVSSSLTQIGDVRQLDFIRAFDQVIEETARDRDADALLPKAVRTYCAIISHHLGNIERFEPQVARKLRSMSAAAMKRMPQDVLKDALDSMDYERAARLRRVKRRPAGAEVAA